A stretch of Arachis hypogaea cultivar Tifrunner chromosome 15, arahy.Tifrunner.gnm2.J5K5, whole genome shotgun sequence DNA encodes these proteins:
- the LOC112751913 gene encoding trypsin inhibitor, giving the protein MARISSFLALFFLLFAFTIKFKCVIAGTVFDTDNSPVKNGGNYYVLPVSEGEGGGVTIASIGLKLPLAVVQNPSQNILGLPVTISNSDGTMVIQTDGFVSIKFTNLGDSSTWIVVLDDSANMWYVAIGNAQDYLSDRIRTGSFKINYYNDGYKFVFCSDSNTSDCEDVGIYTDGYGNNRLALNGAAFAIQFQSVEKGLAAY; this is encoded by the coding sequence ATGGCCAGGATTTCTTCATTTCTTGCActctttttccttctctttgCATTTACCATAAAATTTAAGTGTGTCATTGCAGGTACTGTGTTTGATACAGATAATAGCCCTGTAAAAAATGGCGGCAACTACTATGTTCTTCCAGTTTCTGAGGGTGAGGGTGGTGGAGTTACCATTGCTAGCATTGGTTTGAAACTCCCTCTTGCTGTTGTCCAAAATCCCTCACAGAATATCCTTGGATTGCCGGTTACTATATCGAATTCGGACGGAACAATGGTCATCCAAACAGACGGATTTGTTTCTATCAAGTTCACCAATTTAGGTGACTCATCCACTTGGATTGTTGTCTTGGATGACTCTGCCAATATGTGGTATGTAGCCATTGGCAATGCTCAGGACTACTTGAGTGATCGAATTCGAACCGGGAGTTTCAAGATTAATTACTATAATGATGGTTACAAGTTTGTTTTCTGTAGTGATAGCAATACCTCAGATTGTGAAGATGTTGGGATATACACTGATGGTTATGGAAATAATCGTTTAGCTCTCAATGGAGCAGCATTTGCAATTCAGTTCCAGAGTGTGGAGAAAGGTCTTGCAGCCTATTAA
- the LOC112751911 gene encoding abscisic acid 8'-hydroxylase 3: MHACRHLSETINIGLQYLDGGIYTSKIQILGIEQSVQCLCSDIGNISLIKFTMMTIMGVINLVIFLILSLFVVSIVVLMYVTRSPKEMKGIPGNLGWPILGETLSFISDFSSPSGIFSFMHNRQQRYGKVFKSFVLGRFTVFMTGREASKILLTGKDGIVSLNLFYTGQQVLGPTSLLQTNGDPHKRLRRLIAEPLSIDGLKKYFHFINTQAMQTLDHWQGRKVLVLEEASTFTLKVIGHMIMSLEPTSEEQEKFRSNFKIISSSFSSMPIKLPGTAFHRGIKARDRMYEMLDSIIARRRSGQEFQQDFLESLIMKHSKGGTEGEDDENKLTDKQLKDNVLTLLVAGHDTTTAALTWLIKFLEENPHVLEQLREEHRGIIANRKSGTDLTWSEVNNMPYTAKVISETLRRATVLPWYSRKASQDFEVDGYKIKKGWSVNLDVVSIHHDPEVFPDPQNFDPSRFDEPLRPFSFLGFGSGPRMCPGMNLAKIEICVFIHHLVTRYKWKPLDRDNSVQPTLVRMPKNKYPVLVEPL; the protein is encoded by the exons ATGCATGCATGTCGTCACCTTTCTGAAACTATTAACATTGGCCTGCAGTACTTGGACGGCGGCATATATACAAGTAAAATTCAAATACTTGGTATTGAGCAAAGTGTTCAATGTTTGTGTAGTGACATTGGAAACATTTCATTGATCAAATTCACAATGATGACAATAATGGGGGTCATCAATTTGGTTATCTTCTTGATCCTTTCATTGTTTGTAGTATCAATTGTGGTGTTGATGTATGTTACACGTTCTCCTAAGGAAATGAAAGGCATCCCAGGAAACCTTGGATGGCCAATTTTGGGTGAGACTCTCTCATTCATCTCTGACTTTTCAAGTCCATCCGGTATCTTTAGCTTCATGCACAACAGACAACAAAG ATATGGAAAGGTATTCAAGAGCTTTGTATTGGGGAGGTTCACAGTGTTCATGACAGGGAGAGAAGCAAGCAAGATATTACTAACTGGCAAGGATGGGATTGTGAGCTTGAACTTGTTCTACACTGGCCAACAAGTTCTTGGCCCCACTAGCTTGTTGCAAACCAATGGAGATCCACACAAGAGGCTAAGGAGGCTTATTGCTGAACCTTTGTCAATTGATGGCCTTAAAAAATATTTCCATTTCATCAATACTCAAGCAATGCAAACCTTGGATCATTGGCAAGGAAGAAAAGTCCTTGTTCTTGAAGAAGCTTCCACA TTTACTCTGAAAGTGATTGGACATATGATCATGAGCTTAGAGCCAACAAGTGAGGAACAAGAGAAGTTTCGGTCAAATTTCAAGAttatctcttcttcattttcctcCATGCCTATCAAGCTTCCAGGAACTGCTTTCCATCGCGGTATCAAG GCTCGAGATAGGATGTATGAGATGTTGGATTCTATAATTGCGAGGCGAAGAAGTGGGCAGGAGTTTCAGCAAGATTTCTTGGAGTCCTTGATCATGAAGCATAGCAAAGGAGGAACAGAAGGAGAAGATGATGAGAACAAACTCACTGACAAACAGTTGAAGGACAATGTCCTAACATTGTTGGTTGCAGGACATGATACCACAACTGCTGCTCTAACATGGCTCATCAAATTTCTTGAAGAAAATCCTCATGTCCTTGAACAACTCAGG GAGGAACATAGAGGAATCATTGCAAATAGAAAGAGTGGAACAGATCTTACATGGTCTGAAGTTAATAACATGCCTTACACAGCCAAA GTGATCAGCGAAACCCTTCGACGAGCGACGGTATTGCCTTGGTATTCAAGAAAAGCATCCCAGGATTTTGAAGTTGATG gatataaaattaagaaaggtTGGTCAGTTAATCTTGATGTTGTTTCTATACACCATGACCCTGAAGTGTTTCCAGATCCTCAAAACTTTGACCCCTCAAGATTTGAT gAGCCCTTAAGGCCTTTCAGCTTTCTTGGATTTGGTAGTGGACCACGTATGTGTCCTGGAATGAACCTTGCCAAGATTGAAATCTGTGTCTTCATCCACCACCTTGTTACCAGATACAA GTGGAAGCCTCTAGATAGAGATAATTCAGTTCAACCAACACTTGTGAGGATGCCAAAGAACAAGTATCCTGTGTTGGTGGAGCCACTGTAA
- the LOC112751912 gene encoding transcription factor VIP1: MDPKFMGKPPPATTVEIERMPERGSHHRRSHSDTSFRFAGNFDDLLLFDPSDLDISNLPSPLPLPTPATASGGIPMAIDSDESSGQSGMGRAGGGAPIGHLRSLSVDSDFFDGFGFGGSGEEKSGGKSGGGGGERRVGHHRHSNSMDGSSTTSFEAESSMMDGVKKAMAPDKLAELALIDPKRAKRILANRQSAARSKERKIRYTSELEKKVQTLQTEATNLSAQLTMLQRDTTDLTAENKELKLRLEAMEQEAQLREDLNSALKEELQRLREQSNRLGAMSGGNHNFGGMFSQLASQLAMQQLSNHPPPQQQQVGVPPHPSDQPFQGQHGQRRPSFMDFNQKK; this comes from the exons ATGGACCCGAAGTTCATGGGAAAGCCACCTCCGGCCACCACCGTAGAGATAGAACGCATGCCGGAGCGAGGCTCCCACCACCGCCGCTCCCACTCCGACACCTCTTTCCGCTTCGCCGGAAACTTCGACGACCTCCTCCTCTTCGACCCTTCCGACCTCGACATCTCCAACCTCCCTTCTCCTCTTCCACTTCCGACCCCCGCCACCGCAAGCGGCGGAATCCCCATGGCTATCGATTCCGATGAGTCTAGCGGTCAGAGCGGGATGGGAAGAGCCGGTGGCGGTGCTCCGATCGGGCACCTACGGAGCTTGTCAGTCGACTCGGACTTCTTCGATGGCTTCGGGTTCGGCGGCTCCGGAGAGGAGAAGTCAGGCGGGAAAAGTGGCGGTggaggaggagagagaagagtTGGGCATCACCGGCATAGTAATTCGATGGATGGATCATCAACGACGTCGTTTGAAGCTGAGTCATCGATGATGGATGGTGTGAAGAAAGCCATGGCACCTGATAAGCTCGCTGAGCTTGCTCTTATTGACCCCAAGCGAGCCAAGAg GATTCTTGCAAATAGACAATCAGCTGCAAGATCAAAGGAGAGAAAGATTCGGTACACAAGTGAGCTTGAGAAGAAGGTGCAGACTCTTCAGACTGAAGCAACTAATCTCTCTGCTCAACTTACCATGCTCCAG AGAGACACGACGGATTTAACTGCGGAGAATAAGGAGCTCAAACTGCGGTTGGAGGCTATGGAACAAGAAGCACAGCTTAGAGAAG ATCTCAATTCGGCATTGAAGGAAGAATTGCAGCGCCttagagaacagagtaaccgcTTGGGTGCTATGAGTGGTGGTAACCATAATTTTGGTGGTATGTTCTCTCAATTGGCTTCTCAATTAGCCATGCAACAGCTGAGTAATCATCCTCCGCCGCAACAGCAGCAGGTCGGCGTGCCTCCTCATCCCTCTGATCAGCCTTTCCAAGGGCAGCACGGGCAGCGACGCCCGAGCTTCATGGACTTCAATCAGAAGAAGTAG
- the LOC112751914 gene encoding vacuolar iron transporter homolog 4, whose amino-acid sequence MICNFKKEASLNHTNKQVFHSNNNNDLEQQATTTTPLEIIETKKEEEEEEDFFDYSRRSQWLRAAVLGANDGLVSTASLMMGVGAVKQDIKAMILTGFAGLVAGACSMAIGEFVSVYSQLDVELAQMKRDKERGNNNNNSNSNNSDKEEEEEEERLPNPLQAAAASALAFSIGAMVPLLSASFIREYKVRLGVVVAAVTFALVLFGWLGAVLGKVPVFRSSLRVLLGGWMAMTITFALTKLIGSSAL is encoded by the exons atgatttgtaACTTTAAAAAAGAG GCTTCCCTCAATCACACCAACAAACAAGTCTTtcatagcaacaacaacaatgaccTTGAGCAacaagcaacaacaacaacaccacTTGAGATCATTGAAAccaagaaggaggaagaagaagaagaagatttcttTGACTACTCAAGAAGATCTCAATGGCTACGTGCTGCTGTTCTTGGAGCCAATGATGGGTTGGTCTCAACAGCATCACTAATGATGGGTGTTGGAGCAGTGAAACAAGACATCAAAGCCATGATCCTCACCGGTTTTGCAGGCTTAGTTGCCGGCGCTTGCAGCATGGCCATAGGTGAGTTTGTGTCTGTCTACTCGCAACTCGACGTTGAACTCGCTCAAATGAAGAGGGACAAAGAAAgaggaaacaacaacaacaacagcaacagcaacaattctgataaagaagaagaagaagaagaagaaagattgcCAAACCCTTTACAAGCAGCAGCAGCATCAGCTTTGGCATTTTCTATTGGTGCAATGGTGCCATTGCTTTCTGCTTCTTTCATAAGAGAATATAAGGTGAGGCTTGGTGTGGTTGTGGCTGCTGTAACCTTTGCTTTGGTTCTGTTTGGTTGGTTAGGTGCTGTTCTTGGTAAGGTTCCTGTTTTTAGGTCTTCTTTAAGGGTTCTTCTTGGTGGTTGGATGGCCATGACTATTACTTTTGCTCTTACCAAGTTGATAGGATCAAGTGCTCTTTAA
- the LOC112751915 gene encoding uncharacterized protein has product MADREEEDLQMAIRMSMQQHSPPEPKRSKPRDAVAGAVSGLPEESPEAKSRRMQRELMAAAAEKRMMAMAATSTATVNKSDLPTATAAGKGGKGGGDVVMTEEKGKAVRSEGGSERLMSKELSAEEANELFALVFGSEVSKGILAQWCNQGIRFSSDPETSMGLVQHEGGPCGVLAAIQAFALKYILFFRNELKDALFMPQNRVLRGSSSKSQSVPSNVFSSLTEDLKVSALVRSMSEILFMCGNNERAVVATLSILGSDIQHSENLSRDEVIAKALEGLSIESGLDLQKVLRIETYTSQATALKRLEAMIPSFQSRMGALLFLISALLSRGLDLVQADRDDPSLPLVTAPFGHASQEIVNLLLCGQAVPNVFDGRMDLGGGMFLKGISQCVEVGFLTLLESLNFCKVGQYLKCPKWPIWVVGSESHYTVLFALDTSVQNENELEERESQIRKAFDAQDQSGGGGFISVEGFHQVLRETNIKLPQEKLEHLCGTGFIVWSEFWQVILDLDKSLGGLKDSSGLMGKKVFYLYHFNGIAKSDLNGGQLNFRGETPLQRPRLTKLRVSVPPRWTPEEYMADVPVSSSSAATESSGKDTEVSKPEPSQHAPLVDCIRTRWPRAVCSWSGDPPSIV; this is encoded by the exons ATGGCGGATCGCGAGGAAGAGGATTTGCAAATGGCGATTCGGATGAGCATGCAGCAGCACTCGCCGCCAGAGCCGAAGCGGAGCAAGCCGAGGGACGCCGTCGCAGGGGCCGTATCGGGTTTGCCGGAGGAGTCGCCGGAGGCAAAGAGCCGACGGATGCAACGAGAGCTCATGGCCGCGGCCGCTGAGAAGCGGATGATGGCGATGGCTGCGACGTCGACGGCGACGGTGAATAAGAGCGATTTGCCGACTGCAACGGCAGCGGGTAAAGGCGGGAAGGGCGGTGGTGATGTGGTGATGACAGAGGAAAAGGGGAAAGCCGTGCGTTCGGAAGGTGGGAGTGAGAGGTTGATGAGTAAGGAGCTGTCTGCAGAAGAAGCGAATGAGTTGTTTGCCCTTGTGTTTGGGAGTGAGGTCTCAAAGGGGATTCTAGCGCAATGGTGCAATCAGGGAATAAG GTTTAGCTCTGATCCAGAAACATCAATGGGACTAGTGCAGCATGAAGGTGGGCCATGTGGCGTTTTGGCAGCTATACAA GCATTTGCGCTCAAATACATTCTTTTCTTCCGTAATGAGTTGAAAGATGCATTATTCATGCCACAGAACCGGGTCTTGAGGGGATCGTCTTCTAAAAGTCAATCTGTTCCATCAAATGTTTTTTCTTCACTTACTGAAGATCTAAAAGTAAG tgCCCTTGTAAGAAGCATGAGTGAAATATTGTTCATGTGTGGAAATAATGAAAGGGCTGTGGTTGCAACTCTGAGCATTCTAGGGAGTGACATTCAACATTCTGAAAATCTTTCTAGGGATGAG GTAATTGCAAAAGCACTCGAAGGTCTTTCCATAGAATCCGGCTTGGATCTGCAAAAAGTTCTTAGAATTGAAACATACACGTCGCAAGCAACTGCATTGAAGAGACTTGAAGCAATGATTCCATCATTCCAAAGCCGTATGGGGGCACTGCTTTTCCTGATATCTGCTTTACTTTCCCGGGGACTG GACTTGGTTCAAGCTGACAGGGATGATCCTAGCCTACCTCTAGTTACTGCTCCTTTTGGGCATGCGTCACAG GAAATTGTGAATTTACTGCTGTGTGGACAGGCTGTCCCTAATGTCTTTGATGGCAGGATGGATTTAGGTGGAGGAATGTTTCTTAAAGGTATATCCCAGTGTGTAGAAGTTGGATTTCTCACACTGCTAGAATCCCTTAATTTCTGCAAGGTGGGTCAGTATTTGAAATGCCCAAAGTGGCCTATATGGGTTGTTGGGAGTGAATCCCACTACACAGTACTGTTTGCCCTTGACACAAGTGTTCAAAACGAGAATGAACTAGAAGAGAGGGAATCGCAGATACGCAAAGCATTTGATGCCCAAGATCAGAGTGGAGGTGGTGGTTTCATTAGTGTGGAGGGTTTCCATCAAGTTCTTAGAGAAACAAATATCAAACTCCCACAAGAGAAGCTTGAGCACCTTTGTGGTACAGGCTTCATTGTATGGAGTGAGTTTTGGCAAGTAATTTTGGATCTTGACAAGAgtttgggaggtttgaaggattcATCGGGACTGATGGGTAAGAAGGTTTTTTATCTCTACCATTTTAATGGGATTGCTAAGTCAGATCTAAATGGCGGTCAATTAAACTTTAGGGGTGAAACTCCATTACAAAGACCCAGACTCACGAAATTGAGAGTTTCGGTTCCTCCAAGATGGACGCCTGAGGAATACATGGCAGATGTGCCAGTTTCATCTTCTTCCGCAGCAACTGAATCTTCTGGGAAAGACACTGAAGTATCAAAACCCGAGCCTTCTCAGCATGCACCTTTGGTAGATTGCATAAGGACTCGCTGGCCGCGTGCCGTATGCAGTTGGTCAGGGGATCCTCCTAGTATAGTCTGA